The DNA region GTCCAGCGGAAAAAAGAGGTCGGCGGAAGCCTCCTTGCCCTCCGGTTCCTGGGGAATGGCGACCGGCACGATGCGCCGGCACAGGGGGAAGCCTTCACGTTGCGCGGCGAGCCGTTTGAGGCGGGAGATGGTGCGCGGCTGCCCGGCCAGAGCCTTGGGGCCGTGCTGCGGATCGCGCGCCAGGGCGTAGACCAGGTGCTTGCAGCAGCGCCGCAAGTCGCCCGCATCGAATCGCGAGCGGTTCTCGCGCCACTCCTCGCAGGTGCACTCCAGAGAGTGGAGGTCGACCTGGTACGAGGCGTCGCGTCCGCTCAGGCTGTCCACAGTTATGGACGGATTCTCGGTGTGCGAATCGTTGCTCATGGCATGGGCCCGGCAGTATTCTCGCGCGGACAGCCCGCTATGGCAAGGGGGCGCGATACAGGGCCGCGTCGTCGATCCAGACCGTGCCCGGGCCTTCGATCACGAGGTTCAGCAGCACCTGGTCCGGGTTCTGGCCTTCTTCCAGGCGGAAGGGCGCGGTTTGCAGCGTCCAGTCCGTATCGCCGGTAACGGCCGTGTCCAGCGCGCGGGAAAAGTACTGGCCGCGTCCCTTGAAGATGCACCACATTTCGATATACGCCGTGCCGGTCAGCCCCTGGGAACGCACCCTGGCCTGGAAGAGCAGCAGGGCGTCCTCTACGTTCAGATTATCCAACGCAAAGAGCCGCACCTTGCTCGGGCCGGATGTCTCCACCCGCAGGCATGCGCCGCCTTCGCAGGCCGGGTCCTTTTCCACGCGCACCAGGTTCGTGTCCACGATGGAGTCCGGCGAATCCATGGAGAAGGATTGGAGACGGACCGGTTCGGGCGGCGGTTTGGAGCATCCGGCAGCCAGAATCAGAACGAAGCAGGCAAGCACAAGCCAGTGACGCGGAGCGCGTTTCGCAGCAAGGTGTCGCATGAACATTCCTTAATATGTAGGGGCGTCGTTAGTTCTCCAGGGGGATGTTGGGGTCGATCTTCCGGGCCGCCGCAAAGTCTCGTTTCGCCCTGGAGTCCTGGCCCATGTCCTGGCGCAGCATGCCGCGGCGTTTGTAGGCCATGGCGTCCTTGGGATTGAGCTTGATGGCCTTGGTGTAGTCCTCCACGGCCTTCTGGTACTCCTGGATCATCTCGTACGCCGCGGCGCGGTTGAAGTAGGCGTCGCCGTACTGCGGATTGAGCTCGATGGCCTTGTCGTAGTCCATGAGAGCCATGCCGTACTGCTTGGACTTGAGCAGGGCGTTGCCGCGGTTCATGTAGGCCAGGGGGTCCTGCGGGTTGAGCTCGATGGCGCGGGAGTAATCGTCCGTGGCTTTTTGCAGTGATCCCTGTAGCTTGTACGCCAGGCCGCGCAGGATGTAGAGGTCCTGGGACTGCGGCGCGAGGAGCAGGGCCTTGCTCAGGTCGGCGATGGCCGCGTCGTACTGGTCCGCGTCGATGTAAGCGTTGCCGCGCTGGGCAAACCCTTGCGCTGCCAGGGCCATATCCTTGTCGGCCGCGGCCTTGTCACCCCTGGCTTGCAGAATCTGAGCACGATTGTAATATATGTCAGGGTCGCCGGGAAGGAGCTTGCTGGCTTGGGCAAAATCGCTCAAGGCCTTGTCTTCATTGCCTGTGTCGTGGTAGCTGAGCGCACGAGCCTTGTACGCCATGCCGGTGTCATGCGGGGAAAGCTCCCCGGAGTCGATGGCCTTGGTGTAGTAGCGGATGGCCGCCTCGTGGGCGCCGCGTCGGGCTGTCTCCAGGCCCACCAGGATGTCGTCCTTGGCGGTGTTGTTCTCCTGGGCGCGCGCCGGCGACGCGGCGACAAGGCAGGTGGCGACCAGTGCGAGCACGAACGCGCCGGTCAGCACAAGGGTGCTTGCGGCAGAATGGTTCCATGCACGAACGTTCAATATACAAAGGATACGCTCCATGAAAATCGCTCCTCGAAGAAGTCTGGCTGTGAGCAGGATACGGCCGTGTTGTCGAACCATTCATGTACCCCACTGTTCGGGTTCGGGCAATGGGGTGCTGTACGATATGCGGCTGCTAATCCTGGGTCTGGCGCTGGCGTGCGCCGCGTTCCTCGCCGTGGGCGGGTGCTCCGTGCAGGAGCCGCTCGTGGGCGACGGCGGCGAAGACGCCAACGTGGATCGCGTGGACGGGCGCGAGGTCATGGTCTGGCGGCCGGCATCCTCGGGGCCGCATCCCACCATTGTGTTCCTGCACGGCAGCGGCTGGGAGCCGGCGGATGTGGAGCGCATCACCGGCCTGCCGTCCCACGCCACGTACGAAGGCTACCTGGTGCTGGCGCCGCGGGGCACGGGTCCCGAGGGCGGGGCCACCTGGAACGCCGGCAACTGCTGCGATCCGGCACTTTCCAAAGGCGTGGACGACGTCCAGTTTATAAAGGATGTTCTGAATCATTATTATGACACGGGCGAGGCGCGCCAGGGCAAGGTCTTTCTGGTGGGCTTCGGCGCCGGCGGCAAGATGGTCTACCAGGCGGCCTGCGGCGGAACCAAGTGGCTGGCGGGCATGGCCGTGGTGGGTGGCACGCTGGAGTCTCCGGGCTGCAATCCGGCCGAGGCGCTGCCGCTCATGGTCATCCATGGACTGAAGGACGAGTCCGCGCCGTACTTTGGCGGACCGGTGCCCAATCCGTGGGACGGCCGCCAGCGGGTGGACAACTCCGTGCTTCGCTCCACGGCGTACTGGGGCAAGCTGGCCAACTGCGACGTGGAGCCCTCGCGGGACTCCGGCGAGGGCTGGGTGGAAGATCGATTCGACATGTGCCAGGATGATCTGGTAGTGAGCCTGCTCACGGTGACGGAAGGGGGCCATGCCTGGCCGGGCGGACGCCAGGTCGAGCCGGACGCGCCGCAGCCCTCCAGACGTCCGGACGCCACGGCGCGCATCCTTGAATTTTTCTCGGCCTACCGCTAATTTTTCAGTAAAAGAGGGGTTGACGGTCGGCCGGAGATGGGGCATATACCCCTTCTTCCAACAACGGAGCTTTTACCATGTATGCCATTATCGAGACCGGCGGAAAACAATATCGGGTGGAGCAGGACCAGGTGATTCGTGTGGATCGGCTTGAGGCCGAGCCCGGCGCGGAAGTGACCCTGGACAAGGTGCTCATGAAGGGCGGCGACGCTGTCGAAGTCGGCGCGCCCTATCTGGACAACGCCAACGTGACCTGCGAGGTTGTGGACCACGGCCGCGGCAAGAAAGTCGTGGTGTTCCACAAGTGGCGTCGCAACGACTCCCGCAAGAAGCAGGGCCACCGGCAGAGCTACACCACTATCAAGATCAAGGCCATCAACTAACGGGTTCATCCTTACGGACCCTCACGGAGGCAGGCCATGGCACATAAAAAAGCAGGCGGCAGTTCCAGAAACGGCCGCGACTCAGAAGGTCAAAGAAGAGGCGTTAAGCGCTTTGCGGGCCAGCAGGTGAAGGCGGGCAACATCCTCGTCCGTCAGCTCGGCACCAAGTTCCACCCCGGCGAGAACGTCGGCGTGGGCCGGGACTTCACGCTGTTCGCACTTATCGACGGCGTGGTCCGTTTCGAGAAGTATCGCCGCAACCGCAAAGTCAAGACGCGTATCTGCATTGACCCCGCCGCGTAAGCGGGATTTTTGCGCATATTTCCGTTCGTGACGGGGGTGGAGGGCGCCAGCGCTCTCGCACCCCCTTTTCATGTCCAGAGCCGGGTTCTTCCGGCGGGATTCATTCGCCATGCGATTCGTCGATGAAGCCGTAATCACTGTCCGCGCAGGAAAAGGAGGCAATGGCTGCCTCTCCTTTCGTCGTGAGAAGTTTGTCGCCAAGGGCGGACCTGACGGCGGCGACGGCGGCGACGGCGGCGATGTCGTTTTTCGCGCCACCGAGCGCCTGCTCACGCTCTACGACTTCCGGCTCAAGCGGATGTACGAGGCCGAAAACGGCAAGCCCGGACAGGGCCAGCAGAAGTACGGCCGCGCCGGCAAGGACCTCGTGATCGAGGTGCCGGTGGGCACGCTCGTCTACGAGCTGCCCAGGGATGACGATGAGCTGGCCAAGGCCGGACTGGGCACGGACGGCTACGCCGGTATGGAGCGCGACGGCGCCCTGGTCTACGAGCTTCCGGACGAGGATGAGGACGACGAGTCCGAAGAGCGCGTCAAGGAAGGGTTGCTCGTGGCCGACCTGGACCACGACGGCGCCGAGTACGTGGCTGCCGAAGGCGGCCGCGGCGGGCTCGGCAACATCCATTTCAAGTCCTCCACCAACCGCGCGCCCCGGCGCACCACGCCCGGCCGGTTTGGCGAGGACAAGCGGCTGCGCCTGGAGCTCAAGATCCTGGCGGACATCGGCCTCATCGGCCTGCCCAACGCGGGCAAGTCCACCCTCATTTCCGCCATCTCCGCGGCGCGTCCCAAGATCGCCAACTATCCCTTCACCACGCTCACGCCCAACCTGGGCGTGGTCGAGTCCGACTCCGGCGAGCGCATGATCGTGGCCGACATCCCCGGCCTCATCGAGGGCGCCTCCCTGGGCCACGGGCTGGGCCACTCGTTCCTCAAGCACGTGGAGCGCACGCGCTGCCTTGTCCATATGCTGAGCGTGGAGGACGTGCCCGAGGACGGCGACGTCATGGCCGGGTTCAACCTGGTGGACGACGAGCTCGCCGCCTTTGACTCCATTCTGGCCGCCAAGCCGCAGATTCGCGTGGTGAACAAGATCGACCTCATCGACGAAGAGGAGCTGCGCACCCTGCGCGAGCGCTTTGACAAGGCGGGCGTTCCGGTGCATTGCATCTCGGCAGTCACTGGCGACGGCGTTTCCGAGCTTGTGGCGGAGATGCAACGCCTGGTCCGTGAACTGTCCAAGAGCGAGGAAGACACAGAACCATGAGCGAGGACGACCGTTCCAGCCATCTGTCAGGCGTGCGCCGTGTGCTCGTCAAGATCGGCAGCGCAGTCCTGACGCATCAGACCAAGCGGGGCCTGGAGCTCGACAACCTGGTTGTGGAAAGCCTGGTGGCGCAGATAAGCGAACTTCACGACAGGGACATGGATATAGTGCTGGTCAGCTCCGGCGCGGTGGCCGCCGGCCGCGGCGTGATCTGCATGAGCGACGAGTGCCCCGACATCCATGGCCTGCCGGACCGTCAGGCAGCATCCGCAGTGGGCCAGAGCCGGCTGATGCACGCCTATGACCAGGCCTTTGCCCTGCGCGGCAAGGTCAGCGCGCAGATTCTGCTGACGCGCGACGACCTGCAGAGCCGCCGGCGCTACCTCAACGCGCGCAACACCTTTGGTGCGCTGCTGGAGTGGCGCGCCATCCCCGTGGTCAACGAGAACGACACCGTCGTGGTGCGGGAGCTGGAATTCGGCGACAACGACCACCTCGCCAGCCTGCTGCTGAACCTGGTGGAGGCCGACCTCTTCGTCAATCTGACCTCGGCCAAGGGCGTGTTTACCAAGAATCCGGACCAGCATCCGGATGCGGAGCCCCTCTCCTGCATTTCGGACATCGCCTCCCTGAATTTGAACGCCTCCTGCGGCGGCAAGACCACGGTCGGCTCCGGCGGCATGTACTCCAAGCTGCTGGCCGCCCGCCGGGCAGCGCGCCTGGGCGTGCCCACCCTCATCGTCTCCGGCCGGGAGCCGCAGGCCCTTATCCGCGCCATCAACGGCGAGAATATCGGCACCTGGGTGACGCCGGAAAAGAAGAGCATGTCGCGCCGCAAGTTCTGGCTGGCCTACAACCGGGAGCCCAGCGGCTCCATTTATGTGGATGACGGCGCTGTACGGGCGCTGCGCGAGCGGGGCAAGTCCCTGCTGCCCATCGGCATTACGGATGTGCGGGGCAACTTCGCCCGCGGGGCCGTGGTGCGCATACTCACCGAGGACGGCGGGGAAGTGGCCATCGGCATGGCCAACTACCGCGCCGCCGAGCTGCGGCGCATCATGGGGCTGAAAACGGACGCCATCGAGGCGGTCCTGGGGCCCGGGCTCTACAGCGAGGCTGTGCACCGCGACAACATGGTCGTGGATTGCAACACCGAAAAGCCGGAAGACGATACCGCCTATTAAAGGATCAGCAGTCTGATGTTGAAGAAAATACTCGGAATCACCTTGCGTTGGGGCCTGATGGGCCTTTGTCTGTTCTTACTTTTTCGGGGGCTCGACTGGACCGAGTTCTGGGTATCGCTCAAGAAGCTGGGCTTTCTGCCGGTCATCGGCGCCGTGTTGTTCAGCCTTATCCAGTACATTCCCGTGGCCATGCGCTTCAACTACCTCACGAAGTTCCGCGCCGGCTTTGTCACCGCGTTGAAGGCCAGCGTGTTCTGCCTGGGCATCAACAACCTGTTCCCGGCCAAGCTGGGCGAGGTGGCCAAGGCGTTCTACCTGCGCAAGAAAACCGGCATCCAACTGGGCGAGGGCCTGGGCCTGATCTTCTGGGAGCGGCTTGTCGACCTGAACATGCTGATGGTGGTGGGTCTGGTGGCCGCCGCCTCCCTGGGCAAGGACGAGGGCGTGCTGCTCCTCTCCCTTGTCGTGGTTGGCCTCTGGGCGTTCGTCATCGCGTTGCGCATCAACTTCAAGGTCCACGACCTGGTGCTCAAGTTCGTGCCCGGACAGAGCCTGAAGCTGGTGGCCAGCGACGTGATGCACCAGCTGCACAACGGCATGAATCCGGTCTTCTTCCTCTCACTCTTTCTGTACAGCCTGGTGAGCTGGTTTCTGTTCGCGGCGATGTACTTCGTGGTTCTCTGGGGCGTGGGGCATCTGGACATCAGCGCCGTGCAGGTGATCTCGGTGTTCGCCATCGCTACGCTGGGCTACGCCGTGCCGGCGTCTCCGGGCGGCATCGGCATCTTCGAGTGGGCCTTTGTCACTACCCTGGGCGCCTTCGGCGTGACCAAGGGGCCGGCCCTGGCCTGTGCGCTGGTGATGCGCTTCTGCATCTACGTGCCGCCGGTGCTGGCCGCGTTGTGGGTCATGGCGCAGTCCGGCATGAGCCTGAAGGGCATCCGCGAGCAGCAGGCCGAAACCCTGTAGCACGCAGGCTGCCGACAGAGGGCCGCGAGCTGGTTCCTTTGTCAATTCATCCTTACGTACAAAAAGTACGCGTCGTCCTTGAACTTTATTTGTGCCTTGCTCTCCACCTTTTCTAAAGCATAGTAAGCTTGAGAAGGTGGAGATGCCTGTATGTATTTATCTGAAACAGTCGTGAATTGTTTCAGGTGGATGTCTTGCCCAAGATAAAAATGCGCGAAGCAGCCTGCCAGATTGCACGATGTGATTAATCTGGGGCGCCGCAAGCGCCATTGGTTCTCTCGCAAAGGAGGACGACAGTGCGCGAACCGATTGCGCCGCCTGTGATCATGACCATCGCCGGGTCCGACTCCGGCGGCGGAGCAGGAATCCAGGCGGACCTCAAGACCATAGCCGCCAACGGCGGATACGGCGTCAGCGTTATCGCGGCGCTTACGGCGCAGAACGGGCTGGGCGTAACGGGCATCCACGCGCCGCCGCCGGATTTCGTCGCCCTGCAGCTTTCCACGGTGCTGGACGGCTTTCCAGTAAGGGCCGCCAAGACGGGCATGCTCTTCTCCGCGGCCATCATCGAGGCCGTGGCCGAGATTCTGGAGGCGCGCAAAGATTTTCCCCTGGTGGTCGATCCCGTCTCCATCAGCCAGAGCGGCCACCGTCTGCTCGAAGAATCGGCCATCCAGGCGCTGATGACGCGTATGCTGCCCCTTGCCGCGTTGGTTACGCCCAACCGTCCGGAGGCCGAGATGCTCTCCGGCGTAGAGATTGCCACGGCAGAGGATGTTGCGACCGCCGGTCGCCGTATTTTGAGCCTGGGGCCCGAAGCCGTGCTCATCAAGGGCGGGCATATAACCGCCGCCAGGGAGGCGGAGGCCCTGCGCGACTGGCTGGTGCTGCCGGAAGGCGAGGTGCACGAGCTTGTCCACCCGCATGTGACGACGCAGAACCTCCACGGCACGGGCTGCACTTTGTCCTCGGCCATTGCCACCTTCCTGGGCGCGGGCGTGGAGCTGCCCGAGGCCGTGAGGCTGGCGCAGGAGTACCTCAGTGCCTGCCTTGCCGCCGGATACGCGCCGGGCGAGGGCGCCGGTCCGCCCGACCATATGGCCGCCATCCGGCCGCTGCTTGGAGATTGATAAAGAAAGCGCCCGCCTTCCGCATAGAAGCGAAAGACGGGCGCCGGTGTTTCCAAGGGCTTGCGCAGCTTAGGGGGCTGCGCTGATGGTGCTCACGAAGTCGATTTTGGCCCAGTCGTAGTATGTGTTTATGGTTTCCCCGTCCTTGCTGGTGACGATGCGCACGAACTCTTCGCCAAGGAAGATGACCGCATCGGTATACACAGGGCCGGCGTTGATCTGCAGCTTCACTTCCTTGCGCAATTTGCGGGAGAGCGTCCCGTGAACGGGCATGGACGCGTATTCAAAGACTTTTTCCCAGGTCGCTTTCATCAGCTTCTCCTTGAGTAACAGGTGCGTATGTACAGCCTGGCAGCTGCGTGATAATACTCCATGCCTATTATCTACACGGTAACAGGTTCGATTACAAGGCGCTTTACATAAATGTCTAAAATGCAGACAAGGCGCCGGGGTGGACCCGTGCGCTGACACGCGTTATCATCCTGTGTAGTTGTTCGGCGATTTCGCTACTCAACAAACAATCCGTCAGTATACGAGAAGTCAACAATGCCCCTCTTCGCCTCCCCGGATGGATCCGCCAGCCCAATTGAGTTGCCGCCTCTCGGCCAGCGGAGCGACGACTTTACGCTGAAGCGCCAGAAGGAGATGTTCACCAGCTCGCTGCCGGCTGCGTTGCTGGATACTGTGCTCAGCTTTGTCCTCGTGCTCAACAAGACGAGGCAGATCATCTACGCGAACAAGAATTTTCTGGACTTCCTGGGTATTGAAGATCCGGCGGATATCGTGGGCAGGCGTCCGGGCGAGGCCCTGGGATGCGAGGGCGCAACGGAAGGCCACCTTGGCTGCGGAACGGCGGAGCGGTGTTTGCGCTGCGGCGCCCTGACCGCCATTGTGGAAGGGTTTCGCAAGGGCGAAGCCACGCATGAGGTGCGCATCTCCCGCCACGGCCCGGAAGGGTTGGAGGCGTTCGACTTCCGCGTTTCGGCTACGCGGCTGCACCTGGACGACGAAGAGTTCCTGGTCTTTGCCGTGGAGGATATCTCCAACGAAAAGCGCCGCCGCATTCTGGAGCGGATTTTCTTTCACGACCTCATGAACACTGTGGGCGGGCTGCGCAACCTGGTGGAGTACCTGACCGACGAGCTGCCCGACGAGCATCGCAAGCTGGCGCTGATGATCCACGACGTGTTCAAGAACATGGTGGACGAGATCGAAACGCAGAAGCTCCTGCTGGCCGCAGAGACCGGCGACCTGCATGCGAACTACCTGCCGG from Oceanidesulfovibrio marinus includes:
- the rplU gene encoding 50S ribosomal protein L21 — translated: MYAIIETGGKQYRVEQDQVIRVDRLEAEPGAEVTLDKVLMKGGDAVEVGAPYLDNANVTCEVVDHGRGKKVVVFHKWRRNDSRKKQGHRQSYTTIKIKAIN
- a CDS encoding PAS domain-containing sensor histidine kinase, which translates into the protein MPLFASPDGSASPIELPPLGQRSDDFTLKRQKEMFTSSLPAALLDTVLSFVLVLNKTRQIIYANKNFLDFLGIEDPADIVGRRPGEALGCEGATEGHLGCGTAERCLRCGALTAIVEGFRKGEATHEVRISRHGPEGLEAFDFRVSATRLHLDDEEFLVFAVEDISNEKRRRILERIFFHDLMNTVGGLRNLVEYLTDELPDEHRKLALMIHDVFKNMVDEIETQKLLLAAETGDLHANYLPVITRDLLLSVKKGLENHDVAMDKEIRLDEDSAVVSMITDDSLVRRVLVNMLKNALEAESGGNTVTMGCTYDEAAEAVVFRVHNPTAMSSDVKLQIFQRSFSTKGLDRGIGTYSIKLLAERYLGGTVWFTSTPGEGTTFYARWPRRPVATAGE
- the obgE gene encoding GTPase ObgE → MRFVDEAVITVRAGKGGNGCLSFRREKFVAKGGPDGGDGGDGGDVVFRATERLLTLYDFRLKRMYEAENGKPGQGQQKYGRAGKDLVIEVPVGTLVYELPRDDDELAKAGLGTDGYAGMERDGALVYELPDEDEDDESEERVKEGLLVADLDHDGAEYVAAEGGRGGLGNIHFKSSTNRAPRRTTPGRFGEDKRLRLELKILADIGLIGLPNAGKSTLISAISAARPKIANYPFTTLTPNLGVVESDSGERMIVADIPGLIEGASLGHGLGHSFLKHVERTRCLVHMLSVEDVPEDGDVMAGFNLVDDELAAFDSILAAKPQIRVVNKIDLIDEEELRTLRERFDKAGVPVHCISAVTGDGVSELVAEMQRLVRELSKSEEDTEP
- a CDS encoding alpha/beta hydrolase family esterase — its product is MRLLILGLALACAAFLAVGGCSVQEPLVGDGGEDANVDRVDGREVMVWRPASSGPHPTIVFLHGSGWEPADVERITGLPSHATYEGYLVLAPRGTGPEGGATWNAGNCCDPALSKGVDDVQFIKDVLNHYYDTGEARQGKVFLVGFGAGGKMVYQAACGGTKWLAGMAVVGGTLESPGCNPAEALPLMVIHGLKDESAPYFGGPVPNPWDGRQRVDNSVLRSTAYWGKLANCDVEPSRDSGEGWVEDRFDMCQDDLVVSLLTVTEGGHAWPGGRQVEPDAPQPSRRPDATARILEFFSAYR
- a CDS encoding lysylphosphatidylglycerol synthase transmembrane domain-containing protein, which translates into the protein MLKKILGITLRWGLMGLCLFLLFRGLDWTEFWVSLKKLGFLPVIGAVLFSLIQYIPVAMRFNYLTKFRAGFVTALKASVFCLGINNLFPAKLGEVAKAFYLRKKTGIQLGEGLGLIFWERLVDLNMLMVVGLVAAASLGKDEGVLLLSLVVVGLWAFVIALRINFKVHDLVLKFVPGQSLKLVASDVMHQLHNGMNPVFFLSLFLYSLVSWFLFAAMYFVVLWGVGHLDISAVQVISVFAIATLGYAVPASPGGIGIFEWAFVTTLGAFGVTKGPALACALVMRFCIYVPPVLAALWVMAQSGMSLKGIREQQAETL
- the thiD gene encoding bifunctional hydroxymethylpyrimidine kinase/phosphomethylpyrimidine kinase, whose amino-acid sequence is MTIAGSDSGGGAGIQADLKTIAANGGYGVSVIAALTAQNGLGVTGIHAPPPDFVALQLSTVLDGFPVRAAKTGMLFSAAIIEAVAEILEARKDFPLVVDPVSISQSGHRLLEESAIQALMTRMLPLAALVTPNRPEAEMLSGVEIATAEDVATAGRRILSLGPEAVLIKGGHITAAREAEALRDWLVLPEGEVHELVHPHVTTQNLHGTGCTLSSAIATFLGAGVELPEAVRLAQEYLSACLAAGYAPGEGAGPPDHMAAIRPLLGD
- the proB gene encoding glutamate 5-kinase, with the translated sequence MSEDDRSSHLSGVRRVLVKIGSAVLTHQTKRGLELDNLVVESLVAQISELHDRDMDIVLVSSGAVAAGRGVICMSDECPDIHGLPDRQAASAVGQSRLMHAYDQAFALRGKVSAQILLTRDDLQSRRRYLNARNTFGALLEWRAIPVVNENDTVVVRELEFGDNDHLASLLLNLVEADLFVNLTSAKGVFTKNPDQHPDAEPLSCISDIASLNLNASCGGKTTVGSGGMYSKLLAARRAARLGVPTLIVSGREPQALIRAINGENIGTWVTPEKKSMSRRKFWLAYNREPSGSIYVDDGAVRALRERGKSLLPIGITDVRGNFARGAVVRILTEDGGEVAIGMANYRAAELRRIMGLKTDAIEAVLGPGLYSEAVHRDNMVVDCNTEKPEDDTAY
- a CDS encoding tetratricopeptide repeat protein; protein product: MERILCILNVRAWNHSAASTLVLTGAFVLALVATCLVAASPARAQENNTAKDDILVGLETARRGAHEAAIRYYTKAIDSGELSPHDTGMAYKARALSYHDTGNEDKALSDFAQASKLLPGDPDIYYNRAQILQARGDKAAADKDMALAAQGFAQRGNAYIDADQYDAAIADLSKALLLAPQSQDLYILRGLAYKLQGSLQKATDDYSRAIELNPQDPLAYMNRGNALLKSKQYGMALMDYDKAIELNPQYGDAYFNRAAAYEMIQEYQKAVEDYTKAIKLNPKDAMAYKRRGMLRQDMGQDSRAKRDFAAARKIDPNIPLEN
- the rpmA gene encoding 50S ribosomal protein L27, with product MAHKKAGGSSRNGRDSEGQRRGVKRFAGQQVKAGNILVRQLGTKFHPGENVGVGRDFTLFALIDGVVRFEKYRRNRKVKTRICIDPAA